In Streptomyces thermolilacinus SPC6, a single genomic region encodes these proteins:
- a CDS encoding SCO0930 family lipoprotein, with amino-acid sequence MRNRRNTALAATAVAALLTLTACGQDQGDRIGGQSVGAAAPAGAPGQGGYGNGGGYGGGYGSDAGASSGGTAPTSAAGQLGVWKGSEFGDVLMDAEGRTLYRFDKDTPNPPESACEGDCAKTWPVVTADGAKAPAGVDPALLGVLTRPDGTKQLTVDGWPMYRYAKDTRTGEAKGQGVGGTWFAAAPDGRKAQPGKSADAPVPAGSGSGAAEGGDEAGEETGGGAEAAPADRAGLSVRKDPELGEIVVDAQGRTVYRFTKDSAWPMRTACTGDCLKKWPIVAPVAKNDTEGITTKGYVTFERPDGKEQQTIDCWPLYTFAGDKKPGDTNGQGVGGTWYAVSPDGKLVGAPK; translated from the coding sequence ATGAGGAACCGGCGCAACACCGCGCTCGCCGCGACCGCGGTGGCGGCCCTGCTGACGCTGACCGCCTGCGGACAGGATCAGGGTGACCGCATCGGCGGCCAGTCCGTGGGCGCCGCCGCCCCCGCCGGGGCCCCGGGCCAGGGCGGTTACGGCAACGGCGGCGGATACGGCGGCGGCTACGGCTCCGACGCCGGGGCTTCGTCCGGCGGGACGGCCCCCACCTCGGCCGCCGGGCAGCTCGGCGTATGGAAGGGCAGCGAGTTCGGGGACGTGCTCATGGACGCCGAGGGGCGCACCCTCTACCGCTTCGACAAGGACACGCCCAACCCGCCCGAGTCCGCCTGCGAGGGCGACTGCGCCAAGACCTGGCCCGTCGTCACCGCCGACGGCGCCAAGGCCCCGGCCGGGGTCGATCCCGCCCTCCTCGGGGTCCTCACCCGCCCCGACGGCACCAAGCAGCTCACCGTGGACGGCTGGCCGATGTACCGGTACGCGAAGGACACCAGGACCGGCGAGGCCAAGGGCCAGGGCGTCGGCGGCACCTGGTTCGCGGCGGCCCCCGACGGCAGGAAGGCCCAGCCCGGCAAGAGCGCCGACGCCCCCGTCCCCGCGGGCTCCGGCTCCGGGGCGGCAGAGGGCGGCGACGAGGCCGGCGAGGAGACGGGCGGCGGCGCGGAGGCGGCGCCCGCCGACCGCGCCGGACTGTCCGTCCGCAAGGACCCCGAGCTCGGCGAGATCGTCGTGGACGCCCAGGGCAGGACCGTCTACCGCTTCACCAAGGACTCCGCCTGGCCCATGAGGACCGCCTGCACCGGCGACTGCCTCAAGAAGTGGCCCATCGTCGCACCCGTCGCCAAGAACGACACCGAGGGCATCACCACCAAGGGCTATGTGACCTTCGAGCGGCCCGACGGCAAGGAGCAGCAGACCATCGACTGCTGGCCCCTCTACACCTTCGCCGGTGACAAGAAGCCCGGCGACACCAACGGTCAGGGCGTGGGCGGCACCTGGTACGCCGTCTCGCCCGACGGAAAGCTGGTCGGAGCGCCCAAGTAG
- a CDS encoding putative bifunctional diguanylate cyclase/phosphodiesterase: protein MSTSAQASGSRVEPDGLEDRLQRFATIWSRAIFPVTATSMTRTEFEQHLLPLARTLSTALRARPFDVAPAQAVGAALIAAHCTDPDALSRTLGVVDSYLVLYCGTGADTPADDLRARCARLQHALAAGFARALRERTLSEQEAIARSALAARAFAEQALHATEARFRAVFEDAAIGIGIADLEGNVLDVNGALTRMFGGLEQIVRGRKVTEWGHPEDAPHVWKLYGELVRGERDHFRVEKPFYRSDGTVLWTNLTVSLLRDPEGRPQYQLALMEDTTERRLLNLRLRYEATHDALTGLPNRSLFSERLEKALAAGEDTRFGLCYLDLDGFKAINDSLGHAAGDRLLVEVADRLQSCATAPGEMVARLGGDEFVALTTGPDVTERDTEELAGRILAALSTPISLDGREITVRGSIGIVEGRAGERGPADVLRSADITMYRAKSAGGNRYERADPEADARAITRHGLTTALPAALDRGEFFIEYQPLVHLGDGTVHGAEALVRWCHPQHGVLGPDRFIPLAEHTGLIVPLGRWVLEEAVRQARFWKHRHADGGPLRINVNLSPTQLHHPGLVADITDVLDRSGLAPGALCLEVTESALIGADEDLLKPLRQLSEMGVDIALDDFGTGYSNLANLRRLPVSVLKLDRSFTRGMQQHPADPVDMKIVEGIVSLAHSLELAVTVEGVETAAQAEQLRAIGCDTAQGWYYARPGAPDRIHSLLLADAV, encoded by the coding sequence GTGAGCACGTCGGCGCAGGCGTCGGGTTCCCGTGTGGAACCGGACGGCCTGGAGGACAGACTCCAGCGGTTCGCGACGATATGGAGCCGGGCCATCTTCCCGGTCACCGCCACGTCGATGACCCGCACCGAGTTCGAACAGCACCTGCTGCCGCTCGCCCGGACGCTGAGCACCGCCCTGCGCGCCCGGCCCTTCGACGTGGCGCCCGCGCAGGCCGTCGGCGCCGCCCTGATCGCCGCCCACTGCACGGACCCGGACGCCCTGAGCCGTACGCTCGGCGTCGTGGACTCGTATCTGGTGCTGTACTGCGGCACCGGAGCCGACACGCCCGCCGACGACCTGCGGGCCCGCTGCGCCCGCCTCCAGCACGCCCTGGCCGCCGGGTTCGCGCGGGCGCTGCGCGAGCGGACCCTCAGCGAGCAGGAGGCGATCGCCCGGTCCGCGCTCGCCGCCCGCGCCTTCGCCGAACAGGCCCTGCACGCCACGGAGGCCCGCTTCCGCGCCGTCTTCGAGGACGCGGCCATCGGCATCGGCATCGCCGACCTGGAGGGCAACGTCCTCGACGTCAACGGCGCCCTCACCCGCATGTTCGGCGGCCTGGAGCAGATCGTCCGGGGCCGCAAGGTCACCGAGTGGGGCCACCCCGAGGACGCCCCGCACGTGTGGAAGCTGTACGGGGAGCTGGTGCGCGGCGAACGCGACCACTTCCGCGTCGAGAAGCCGTTCTACCGCTCCGACGGCACCGTCCTGTGGACCAACCTGACGGTCTCCCTCCTCCGCGACCCCGAGGGCCGCCCCCAGTACCAGCTCGCCCTCATGGAGGACACGACCGAGCGGCGGCTGCTCAACCTGCGCCTGCGCTACGAGGCCACCCACGACGCGCTGACCGGGCTGCCCAACCGCAGTCTGTTCTCCGAACGCCTGGAGAAGGCCCTCGCGGCGGGCGAGGACACCCGCTTCGGCCTCTGCTACCTCGACCTCGACGGCTTCAAGGCCATCAACGACAGCCTCGGCCACGCCGCGGGGGACCGCCTCCTCGTCGAGGTCGCCGACCGGCTCCAGTCCTGCGCGACCGCGCCCGGCGAGATGGTCGCCCGGCTCGGCGGCGACGAGTTCGTGGCGCTCACCACGGGGCCCGACGTCACCGAGCGGGACACCGAGGAGCTCGCGGGCCGCATCCTGGCCGCCCTTTCCACACCGATCAGCCTCGACGGGCGGGAGATCACCGTACGGGGCAGCATCGGCATCGTGGAGGGCCGCGCGGGCGAACGCGGCCCGGCGGACGTGCTGCGCAGCGCGGACATCACCATGTACCGGGCCAAGTCCGCGGGCGGCAACCGGTACGAGAGGGCCGACCCGGAGGCCGACGCCCGCGCCATCACCCGGCACGGCCTGACCACCGCGCTGCCCGCCGCCCTGGACCGGGGCGAGTTCTTCATCGAATACCAGCCGCTCGTCCACCTCGGCGACGGCACCGTGCACGGCGCGGAGGCCCTGGTCCGCTGGTGCCACCCGCAGCACGGCGTGCTCGGCCCCGACCGGTTCATCCCGCTCGCCGAGCACACCGGCCTCATCGTGCCGCTGGGCCGCTGGGTCCTGGAGGAGGCGGTACGGCAGGCCAGGTTCTGGAAGCATCGCCACGCCGACGGCGGCCCCCTGCGCATCAACGTCAACCTGTCGCCCACCCAGCTCCACCACCCCGGCCTGGTCGCCGACATCACGGACGTGCTGGACCGCTCCGGCCTCGCCCCGGGCGCCCTGTGCCTGGAGGTCACGGAGTCCGCGCTGATCGGCGCCGACGAGGACCTGCTCAAACCGCTGCGGCAACTCTCCGAGATGGGCGTGGACATCGCGCTCGACGACTTCGGCACGGGCTACTCGAACCTCGCCAACCTGCGCCGCCTCCCGGTGAGCGTCCTGAAGCTCGACCGCTCCTTCACCCGCGGCATGCAGCAGCACCCGGCGGACCCGGTGGACATGAAGATCGTGGAGGGCATCGTCTCGCTCGCGCACAGCCTCGAACTCGCCGTCACGGTCGAGGGCGTGGAGACCGCCGCGCAGGCCGAACAGCTGCGCGCCATCGGCTGCGACACGGCCCAGGGCTGGTACTACGCCCGTCCCGGCGCCCCGGACCGCATCCACTCCCTGCTCCTCGCCGACGCGGTGTAG
- a CDS encoding SAM-dependent methyltransferase, which produces MDRPAWAPPGIDLSVPSVSRIYDYYLGGSHNFEVDREAARRAMEFLPGLPKIMQANRAFMRRAVRHAAGEGVTQFLDIGSGIPTFGNVHEVAQQADPEARVVYVDHDPVAVAHSKAVLEGNDRADIAAADLRKPHDILHSPEVARLLDLDRPVALLLVAVLHFLEDTDRPYEAVAELRDALAPGSLIIVTHASFDGIPVPQEQAGGTVGVYRDIRSPLVMRSREEVARFFEGCEMVEPGLVSMPHWRPDTPPEQEDPYAFSGFAGVGRKG; this is translated from the coding sequence ATGGACCGTCCCGCCTGGGCCCCGCCGGGCATCGACCTGTCGGTGCCGAGCGTGTCCCGCATCTACGACTACTACCTGGGCGGCTCCCACAACTTCGAGGTCGACCGCGAAGCGGCCCGCAGGGCCATGGAGTTCCTGCCGGGCCTGCCCAAGATCATGCAGGCGAACCGGGCGTTCATGCGCCGCGCCGTCCGCCACGCCGCCGGGGAGGGCGTCACGCAGTTCCTCGACATCGGCTCCGGCATACCGACGTTCGGCAACGTCCACGAGGTCGCCCAGCAGGCCGACCCCGAGGCGCGCGTCGTGTACGTGGACCACGACCCGGTCGCCGTCGCCCACAGCAAGGCCGTGCTGGAGGGCAACGACCGCGCCGACATCGCCGCCGCCGACCTCCGCAAGCCCCACGACATCCTGCACAGCCCCGAGGTGGCCCGCCTCCTCGACCTGGACCGGCCCGTGGCGCTGCTCCTCGTCGCCGTCCTGCACTTCCTGGAGGACACCGACCGGCCCTACGAGGCGGTCGCCGAGCTCCGCGACGCCCTCGCCCCGGGCAGCCTCATCATCGTCACCCACGCCTCCTTCGACGGCATCCCCGTGCCGCAGGAGCAGGCGGGCGGCACGGTCGGCGTGTACCGCGACATCCGCAGCCCGCTGGTGATGCGCTCCCGCGAGGAGGTCGCCCGCTTCTTCGAGGGCTGCGAGATGGTCGAACCCGGCCTCGTGTCGATGCCGCACTGGCGGCCCGACACCCCGCCCGAGCAGGAGGACCCCTACGCCTTCTCGGGCTTCGCCGGGGTGGGGCGCAAGGGGTGA
- a CDS encoding bestrophin-like domain, with amino-acid sequence MPQWLVLTLAMAAACAVVLTIAVINNRRVGEDDDPTETPDVMEYMTMMIGVVYAIVLGLAIAGVWEGRSAAQESVRQEAQALHEVVARSEVWPADVRQRITADVETYVRHVVGPEWEAMAEQGEVTARGDTLLLQVRRTVASYRPADEHEAQAYQPLVDQVAAADDARSQRADTAGATMPGVVWFGLITGALVAVGLIFALQIRRTFRELLLAGLYSALIAFLLFLIWAIDAPFGRGVSATTEAYLHHFPHLRD; translated from the coding sequence ATGCCGCAATGGCTTGTCCTCACCCTGGCCATGGCCGCCGCATGCGCGGTCGTCCTCACCATCGCCGTCATCAACAACCGCCGCGTCGGCGAGGACGACGACCCGACCGAGACACCGGACGTCATGGAGTACATGACGATGATGATCGGTGTGGTCTACGCGATCGTCCTCGGCCTGGCCATCGCCGGTGTCTGGGAGGGCCGCAGCGCCGCCCAGGAGAGCGTCCGCCAGGAGGCGCAGGCCCTGCACGAGGTGGTGGCGCGCTCCGAGGTGTGGCCCGCCGACGTACGGCAGCGGATCACCGCCGATGTCGAGACGTACGTGCGGCACGTGGTCGGCCCCGAGTGGGAGGCCATGGCCGAGCAGGGCGAAGTCACCGCGCGGGGCGACACGCTGCTGCTCCAGGTGCGGCGCACGGTCGCCTCGTACCGGCCCGCCGACGAGCACGAGGCGCAGGCGTACCAGCCGCTGGTGGACCAGGTGGCGGCCGCCGACGACGCGCGCAGCCAGCGGGCGGACACGGCGGGCGCGACGATGCCCGGGGTCGTCTGGTTCGGGCTGATCACCGGGGCGCTGGTCGCGGTGGGCCTGATCTTCGCGCTCCAGATCCGGCGGACGTTCCGGGAACTGCTGCTCGCGGGCCTGTACAGCGCGCTCATCGCGTTCCTGCTGTTCCTGATCTGGGCGATCGACGCGCCGTTCGGGCGGGGGGTGTCGGCCACGACGGAGGCGTACCTGCACCACTTCCCGCATCTGCGCGACTGA